Proteins from one Ipomoea triloba cultivar NCNSP0323 chromosome 1, ASM357664v1 genomic window:
- the LOC116017678 gene encoding uncharacterized protein LOC116017678 — protein MGKGGFSRASMFQIIASLFLLIVVFAWAETNPFGGIIEAGASCFTVVGVKEGDTCFDIAKSFNVSTKDFNAINQTSTALLSSSANGFALKGLSIELRQRCNLNNAALGYVLYGVKWPPSGLTTFICMHV, from the exons ATGGGCAAGGGGGGATTCAGCAGAGCTTCCATGTTTCAAATCATAGCTTCCTTATTCTTACTTATTGTCGTCTTTGCCTGGGCTGAAACCAACCCCTTTGGAg GGATTATTGAGGCAGGAGCATCATGTTTCACGGTGGTGGGAGTGAAGGAAGGAGACACGTGCTTCGACATTGCCAAGTCGTTTAATGTGAGCACTAAGGATTTCAATGCCATAAACCAAACCTCAACTGCACTGCTCTCTTCATCGGCCAATGGCTTTGCATTGAAGGGTCTGTCAATTGAACTTAGACAACGTTGTAACCTTAACAATGCAGCATTGGGATACGTTTTGTATGGGGTAAAGTGGCCTCCATCTGGGCTAACAACCtttatatgcatgcatgtatga
- the LOC115997589 gene encoding sugar transport protein 12-like, translated as MAGGGFGSGPGTGKAYPGNLNGYVTFTCIVAAMGGLIFGYDIGISGGVTSMDSFLEKFFHSVYRKKNADTSTNQYCKFDSVPLTLFTSSLYLAALFSSLVASYVTRKLGRRLSMLLGGLLFCAGALLNAFARDVAMLIVGRILLGFGVGFANQSVPLYLSEMAPYKYRGALNIMFQLSITIGILVANVLNYFFAKITWGWRLSLGGAVIPALFIIIGSLFLPETPNSLIERGNHDVAKERLKKIRGLDNVDEEFNDLVEASEASRKVEHPWRNMLQRKYRPQLTMAIMIPFFQQFTGINVIMFYAPVLFNTIGFGDDASLVSAAVTGAVNVLATLVSIYYVDKLGRRFLFLEGGIQMFICQVVVAICIGVKFGVNGYAGELPKWYAFVVVLFICIYVAAFAWSWGPLGWLVPSEIFPLEIRSAAQSINVGVNMIFTFIIGQVFLMMLCRMKFGLFLFFAFFVVVMTLAVYFFLPETKNIPIEEMVVVWKEHWYWNRFMKGVDFPGKTAPSEVEMGIGGEGGHKNV; from the exons ATGGCGGGTGGTGGTTTTGGCTCTGGTCCTGGCACTGGAAAAGCATACCCTGGTAATCTCAATGGTTATGTCACTTTTACTTGCATCGTTGCTGCCATGGGAGGCCTTATTTTCGGTTACGATATCGGGATTTCAG GGGGTGTGACATCTATGGATTCGTTCTTGGAAAAGTTTTTTCATTCTGTGTACAGAAAGAAAAATGCGGATACGTCTACGAATCAGTACTGCAAATTCGACAGCGTTCCGTTGACGTTGTTCACCTCGTCACTGTACTTGGCTGCGCTGTTCTCTTCCCTGGTTGCGTCGTATGTTACCAGGAAACTGGGGAGGAGACTTTCCATGCTCCTCGGAGGTCTTCTCTTCTGCGCCGGAGCTTTGCTTAACGCCTTTGCTCGCGACGTCGCCATGTTGATCGTCGGCCGGATTCTCCTCGGTTTTGGTGTCGGATTTGCCAATCAG TCGGTTCCATTGTACCTCTCAGAGATGGCGCCCTACAAGTATCGAGGAGCGCTCAACATCATGTTTCAGCTATCAATCACCATTGGCATCTTAGTAGCCAACGTCTTAAACTACTTCTTCGCCAAGATCACGTGGGGATGGCGGCTGAGCTTAGGCGGCGCCGTCATCCCGGCTTTGTTCATCATCATCGGCTCCCTCTTCCTCCCGGAGACCCCCAACTCCCTAATCGAGCGTGGCAACCACGACGTGGCCAAAGAACGGCTCAAGAAGATCAGGGGACTCGACAACGTGGACGAAGAGTTCAACGACTTGGTGGAGGCGAGTGAGGCCTCGAGGAAAGTGGAGCATCCGTGGCGAAACATGTTGCAGAGGAAATATAGGCCGCAGCTAACGATGGCGATCATGATCCCATTTTTTCAGCAGTTTACGGGGATTAACGTTATCATGTTCTACGCGCCCGTGTTGTTCAACACCATCGGGTTTGGGGATGATGCTTCGCTTGTGTCCGCTGCTGTTACTGGGGCTGTTAACGTTTTGGCCACTCTTGTGTCTATTTACTACGTCGATAAATTGGGGCGTAGGTTCTTGTTCCTCGAGGGCGGCATTCAGATGTTTATCTGTCAG GTGGTGGTTGCCATCTGCATTGGGGTGAAATTCGGGGTGAATGGATACGCAGGCGAGTTACCAAAGTGGTACGCCTTTGTGGTAGTGCTATTCATCTGCATTTACGTGGCCGCATTCGCCTGGTCATGGGGGCCTCTAGGGTGGCTAGTTCCCAGCGAAATCTTCCCACTGGAAATCCGATCCGCCGCGCAGAGCATCAACGTCGGCGTCAACATGATCTTCACCTTCATCATCGGACAGGTGTTTTTAATGATGCTTTGCCGCATGAAGTTCGGGCTGTTCCTGTTCTTCGCCTTCTTCGTGGTGGTGATGACGCTGGCGGTCTACTTTTTCCTGCCGGAGACGAAGAACATTCCCATTGAGGAGATGGTGGTTGTTTGGAAGGAGCACTGGTACTGGAACAGGTTCATGAAGGGGGTTGATTTTCCGGGGAAAACGGCGCCGTCGGAGGTTGAAATGGGGATCGGAGGTGAAGGTGGTCACAAGAATGTGTGA
- the LOC115998730 gene encoding vesicle-associated protein 4-2-like, producing MASAAAGAAGKDTKVFGLFKLPFRKPSPASTSGSPINHAQSHSQQQSQGQNPPGPRKVSTVVRSFLPTPRRLKLDPAKRLYFPYEPGKQVRSAIKIKNTSKSLVAFKFQTTSPKSCFMRPPGAVLAPGKSIIATVFKFVEPPENNEKPNQRLQSSKVKFKIMSLKVKGDMEYKPELFEEQSDQIAKEQILQVVFLDAGRPTAALEKLKRQLAEADAAAEASKKPAKDADPQFIGEGLVVDEWKERRERYLAQQNAGSVESI from the exons ATGGCCTCCGCCGCTGCCGGCGCCGCCGGAAAGGATACAAAAGTATTCGGTCTGTTTAAGCTCCCGTTCCGGAAGCCTTCTCCCGCTTCTACTTCTGGTTCACCGATAAACCACGCTCAGTCTCACAGTCAGCAGCAAAGTCAAGGTCAAAATCCGCCGGGACCTCGCAAAGTCTCCACCGTAGTGCGCTCTTTTCTCCCCACGCCGCGCCGTTTGAAGCTCGATCCGGCCAAAAGGCTGTATTTTCCAT ATGAACCTGGTAAACAAGTTCGAAGTGCTATTAAGATTAAGAATACTAGCAAGTCCCTTGTAGCTTTCAAG TTCCAAACAACTTCACCAAAAAGCTGTTTCATGCGTCCTCCCGGGGCTGTTCTTGCTCCTGGCAAGAGTATCATAGCAACTG TGTTCAAGTTTGTAGAGCCTCCAGAGAACAACGAAAAACCTAATCAGAGGCTTCAGAGCAGCAAGGTGAAATTCAAAATCATGAGCCTCAAGGTTAAAGGAGACATGGAGTATAAACCCGAGTTG TTTGAAGAGCAAAGCGATCAAATAGCTAAGGAACAGATACTACAGGTTGTTTTTCTTGATGCGGGACGTCCTACTGCT GCTTTAGAGAAACTCAAGCGCCAGCTGGCTGAGGCCGACGCTGCTGCTGAGGCCTCCAAGAAGCCAGCAAAAGATGCAGACCCACAGTTTATCGGTGAAGGACTTGTGGTTGATGAATGG AAAGAACGAAGAGAACGATACCTAGCTCAACAGAATGCTGGATCTGTAGAGTCGATATAG